The Lycium barbarum isolate Lr01 chromosome 4, ASM1917538v2, whole genome shotgun sequence nucleotide sequence ttcttgcatataatcTATGATATTCTTCAACTGTGctttgataccaaattgatgtgattgcgaTGTGAATTAaactctgataccaaattgatgtgattccttgagttaacaaagaaccaatcgaccaagATCTTGATCTTTCATCACAGCCAAGCGTCCATACATATTGCCAAAAATCCTGTCAGTCGTGAACGAATCAAGCACATCAAGCTCGAATGTCACTTTGTTTCGTGAAAAATGGCTTGATTGTCTCATTTCTCTTTCCTTTGTGTCATCTTCTTCACAACTTGCAGACCTTTTCACTAAGGTTCTAGCAGTAACCTCTCATCGGCATCCTTTAGGCTAGTTAGGAGTCTATTCATCAGCCTCTTACTTGAGGGACGGTGTTGCCGGAAAGAATGGTGTTACCGGTGGTTTAAGGGTGCTCAACGATTTGGGTAATCATGGTTGATTTTATCTCAATTTGGCTATGAGAAAAATAAGCTTAAATTACAGCTTTTATCTTCTTTACTTTGACAGCGAGATGCATACATGTTGAGAGGATCAAATAATTTTTATGTTGTCAAAGTGTGACTCCTAGATGGATATTATTTTCTTTGTTGTAAATATACTAGTTAGGCAGTTAAAATATTTGTTACTTAGATTCTTTTGGGTTCATTGACCCCCCAGCCCCACCCCTCCTCTTTATTGAAGAACGAAAAAAATAGAATCTTATTACCTTCTTTTTTAAATAATAATGAAAAACCAATTGATCGGGAAAGATCTTGTTCATGGTGGTAAGCGAGGGAGGATTTAGTAAAGAGATAATGCCGCTTTATACTAATATAGTCCCAAGTTGGTAATTTGAGGTAGAAGCTTCACAGCTTCCTCCACTCACCTCCATGGGTCAATGATCAAATTGTCATCCTTCCTTTAAGAGGatttaaaaaaattactttgacGGCTCCGTTGCTCGGACCACCCAGTTCCCCACGAGTGAATCGGAAGTTGGATCTACATTGAATTTCACCCGAATTCCCCCATCTTTCCTCTTGAGGAGGAGTTTGGTTTCAAACCCCGGCGTCCGTGGAACCAGCCCATTTATTCTTTTTGCTTTCTATGTAAGGATGTACAGTATAGAGCCATTATACACACGAAATAGAAATCAGAAAGTCTGTCTCAATTGTTTCTTCATTCCTTCAATTTTTATGTTCTTGTGCAAATCCTTTTCTTTGTGTGCAGTTTCAGCTTCTTGAGAGGGTAATAATGAATGATGAGAATCCTTTCATGCGACATAAACAATGACACTAATATATAAGTACAATAAATAATTTTCCACTTATAGGCTGTAAGGAAAAACACTGAGATATTTTGCCTATAGCGAGCCTGCTCAATGTGATTACAGTTCTTCAAATGAATGACCTAACGATGCATGAATGTTTCCCTATATTCAACCACAAACTTTAAAGAATACTTAAAATGAATCTAGAATTAACTGCTATATTACTTGGTATAGTCATTATTGTCATCGTCTTGAGGTGGCGTGAGCCATCTACCATCAGATTCTGGAGGTTCAACAACGACTACTCCACCATCGTTTAAACCCAAAGCAAACTGGTTCGGATTTTTAGGATGAGCAGCAACCACCAAAGGGAACACATAAGAACTGCATTCGGACAGTAAAATGACTAGTCAATACAAAAACCAGTGAAAGGCAGTAATAGAGGATTTGTATGTAAATCTTTTACTTCCTTACATTCTTCTggttctttttcatttttattatacGCTCAATGTTCGTAACACAAAATTAGTGCAAAAATAGAATACTGTTCATTCTTGCTCAAGTTTAGTATAAACAAGTAGAAAGGCAGAAGCAAATCTAAACAAGCCACTGTAAAGAAGCAGCTGCAACTATGATTCCCAGGTTATGAGTCGTACCGCATGATGAATGAAATACTTAAATgcacatcaagaaagtaaagtaGGAGAACAGTTGTCATATTTAACATGAAATAAAATAACCCAATGAATGCAAAAGTTGAGTCCTCCCAGATCCCAATAAACTATAAAGCATATCAAATTACCTGAAATCAGAAGGGAGGAAAGTAGAAGGATCTATCTCATATTTGGGAGAGAGATCTGAAGCAGAGAGTATCAAAACGACCCCATCTTTCATAACGACATAAATCCACTGATTATCACACGAGAATGTCGCGTGCGAAATTCGCGCACATAAGTTTTTGATGATCCACTGGCAAAGATGACATCAAAAATTGGTTTATTATTGTTGATATGGACAGAAAACAGTATATCTTTGGTTTTGAATACTTTTTTATTTCATATTGGGACCGAGGagccagagagagagagagaggaaaccTGCTTTACACATTCTAATTTTGTTGTTTCATAGATTGCAATTTGAGTCTCATGTACGACAAGGAAGTGTTTCTCATCTCGGTGAAATTGGATGAAGGTCTCTGATAGTTCTGTTGGTAACCAGTCAGGAGAGATCTGCAACATTGTACTTCGCTTCCTCTCCCAATTTGTTGAATCCCACGCCACTATCTGGGAAAGTAAAGGAAACCCAGTAGAAGACAGTTCTTCCATGTAAGAGAGTTGCTATATATATGGTCCTTTGCATTGACTACCAATATATCCTATGTTCTCAATGTTCACATAGAAAATGACTACGCTTCAATCATAAACTAGTTATGGTTGGTGGTTATATGAATCCTTTATATCCATGTTGTTCTTGGTTCCTTTTCATTCCAATACTCAATAATAAAAATTAAGGCCTAGAGGTTCTCATTTATCAAACAGGATTAACTATCTAATAGTACACAATATGTGCTATTAGACACTACAAAGTTAACTCGTCATAAATAGCAAACCAATTGTTACTTTTTTCTCTAATGGATGACCAATAATGGTGAAGGAAAAAACCTGAGAGTCTGCTCCTGAAGAAACAAGCACATTCCGTATGTTAGAGAAGGAAAGTCCGGTAATCCTTTTAGAATGTCCCTTAAGCATGTTTGTGACCTacaaaatcaaatgaaaaaatcAACTTTGGCTGGTCTTCGTGTATTTGACACTTTCCTCAATGGGAAGTGGGTGATAAATATGATACCATATCCAATCGGACACTGTAGACATTGATTGTCGAGTCATCCATCCCTATAGCAATCACATTGTTATCAGACGGGTGACAAGTAATACATGTTGCTGCAGGTATAGGAGGCATCATACTTTTCATTTTCTGCAGTTACCAAGAACAAAAAGGAACGGTTAATGAcaaacaacaacgacaacatacTCGGTGCAATCCCACAAatgggatctggggagggtagggtgtatgcaaaccttacctctaccttttgcGGGGTAGAAAGGCTGTTAACAAGGAACGGTTAATTGAACCATTACTGTGGGATTCTCTAGGCTTTGGGGAACTTCAATATTAAAATATTAGTTCTTAGGAGAAATCAAAGAGCTCCATGAACACCAGCATCATGCAAGTGAAGCATAAATGAAGAACATAAAGCAAAGTGTGGATTGAAGAAAAACTAAATCATATGAAAGCAATGTAGCAGTATATATCCTGTTGTCAGTTTTGATTCTGTAAGCAATGAaacttgggcctaactcaactccAAAAGATAGCTCATGAGAGGAGGATTGCCCAAGCAATATTAAGAGACCACCCATCCCTTAAAGGGCCTATGTGGGACTCTTAACAGATTCCATTACTCTTAACACTTACAGTAACTAACATGATTTGATTACTTCAGTTTGGTACTGAAGGAAACTTTCATGGGCAAGTGAACAGATATGGGGAGGGAGAAGCATTTCATTATGCAGCATGTAGACTTCATTTTCTTGTAATCACCTTAAACATGGTAATATTGAATATAGAAACCGCTCCTCCGGATGCCGAAATTGCATAAGAGTCATTCTTGGTTAATGCTACGCAAGGTGAAATTGCTCCTGCATCACTTCTGGGCAGACTGTTGGTCAACAACACCCCACTTCGTGGTTGCCATAGTTGAGGAGTGCATTTTGTTGTTGCCTACAGCAGTAAACATGTTGGGCAGCCGACAACCATAAATTTATAAGACATTTTCTTATAGCTAATAGAAGAGTTATATAAGCCATTTTTCTTAAAACTCCTTTACCTGGCCAGTCAAATTAGAACCACTCTTCGACCATTTCCAGAGTAGATGAATACCATCTGCGACTAAGGCCAAAAGCGTATTTCCTGCATGAGTATACATCAACCTCCACACCTGCAATCATTGATAGTAATTTCAATAAGAAGTTTCCTCCTTTTTAAGTGCTAATTTTTTCACAGAACTCAAATGTTTGGAGAAGTACAATATGTAACATAAAATTCCAACAGAAGTTAAAAAAGGAGATTGACATAAATACTGATTTTAGGGCCATAGGTAAAGTGCATTCTTGGAAGAACATTTGGTAGAGACATATGTGAATTAAAGGACTTTTAGATCCTCAAGCAGTTCCCTTAATTAACAGTGTCTTTGGTAGAGTGCCTAAGAAGGACAATTTTAAAAAATGAAGCCTACGCATTTAAGCACTCATATTATGAGATTCTGTTTCAATGAGTCATATTATGAGATTTAAAGATTTCATACCCTATATTTCCTCACGTCTGAAGGGAGCCTCAAAGATTGACATTGTGAAACTTGGATGACCTTAGTGATACTCTGATTCCCTAATATCTTGTGAGGCTGCATACTTGCCAGGTTATCTACTGTCTTTTCCTGCACAGCACTCCATCAGTTTGACAAGTCACTAAAATAGCTATGTCTATAATTTGGTTTTATATGTTTGAAAAAGGTGGAAGCTAAAACAAATAGGATAGAGATGGAATTAAATATATCAGAAAGAATTGACTGGAAGAAGAACCACTAAAGAATTGTAATAGAAAACATCAGTTTCTTTCAACACGCACTTGAGGGACAATGCGATCAGTTGAGCTAGTATTAGAAGGACCACCAAGGGAATAGCTTGCAAGCTGCAGACAACAATAAAAATTGAGCATAATTTTTTTCTTATCTTGAGAAAATTATCAAGTTTGACATGCAGACCTTTCTGATAGAATCTGATAGATATCTAGAGGCATCCAATGAAGCTTGAAGCAAAAAGCAGCCACAATAATTTGCCAAGATTTTGATCCTGCTATGGTCCACAAAGACAGCCAATAGAGAGCCTTGCTTGCTGAATCGAATATATGGACTTGCCTTGAGAAAGAAAACAAGAATTTCAGACTGTGTTATACTTCAAATGCAAGTACAATTAAAACAAGCGATTTGCATAAGCATGTACTTATATCAAACTTGATAACATCCTCCACACtttcttgtttttgtttttaagTATTTGTAGTCAAATTATTGGGTGATGTTAGTGTCAACTTAAGCATTGACacagaaaatagaaacaaaaGGGAGAAAAGGTACATCTGCTAGGATTCTGATAAAAAATATATAGCTAGTAGAGTACATACAGGTAGGTCTCCACCAATATCGACAGCTGTCAAAAGTTGAGGATCATTTACATTCCAAACTTTGATTACATGGGAATCTCCAGCAGCCACATACTTATTGCTGCTGATGTCAAATTGCACAACACCTAAAGAAAATCTGCTAAGTCCGAGGTAGGTCCTTGCTATGTAACCTTCAGTTTCATCCCATTCCACTATATGCGAGTCTCCGTCTTTATTAGTCCCACATGAAAAAAGCCTACAAGCTTCAAACTAAGTTTAACTAATCCTTCCAAACAAACCAAAAGCAGAAAAGAATGACATAAGTTCAAGAGTCTGGGTAATCACCTTTTACCATCAGCACTGTAAAGCATTCTCATGCAACAATGACCAGGAGCCTCATAAGAAACCCTTGGTCGTCCCGAGTTTTCAAATAACCACGCTTTTATTTCACCATTAGTTGATGTTGAAAATATAAACTGAGGCAGAAGAATCAATCAGAATGCTCTAAATACTTAATAGAAAGCAGCAAATAGCAGCTTTTGCAGTATGAACAGGTAGGTATGATTACATGAATATCTTCCTTCTGATGAGCGCACAGAGAGTAAACAGGGGCTCCATGACCTTCAAAAGTATATTGGATAGCACCAGTTACGGTACTCCAGACCTTCAAATAGTGCAGTTAAAGATTAGCTAATTTCTCTGTTACGATTCAACTATTTCACCATGAACACCAAATTAGAGTTCGTGGTGTAATACACTGTTGTACTTAACTCATTCAACATGTAAACTAACCTTGACCAACTTGTCCTCACCACAGGTAATGACAAATAGTTGGTTATCTGGCTTAGAAAATGCAAGATCATTTACACTGCCAGAATGGGCCTCAAACTGAGAAAGTAAAATCTGTATTAGaaataaagcaaaaaaaaaaaaaaaaaaagagagagagatggAGAAAATTAAGCAAAGATGATTTTGCAGAAAACTACCTCCAGATATTTTTCAGCATGGTTGTTATTATTATGATAATAATATAGTTGAACAATGCTTTTGGAGTATGCAACCCCTGTTCATTGGTTCCAAGTTTAAAGAAATATTAACAGAACAGAGCACCAAATTCAGATAATAAGTTCCTCTCCAAGATCCAAAAATATGAGACATACCAAAGAAACAGCCATCAGAACTCCATAGGATTCGATTGACTGAGATATGCAGATCTTCGGTTATACTTTCCTGAACAATTATGGACACCACCTTTGGTTACAGTACGAAACTAAATTTCACTTTTAAATATCAGTTGTAACTGATCATACCAGAAATGCATATGAAGCAGCTTTTACTTTCCAGATCATACAGTTTCTTGAACTAACATTCCACAGCTCTATGCCTCCAAAACTGTCTCCAACTGCAAAATAATATACACTAGCAATAAGTTTCATGATTCGAAACTTTATCACAAATATATCATTTTGCGAACTATAAATTCCTTCTCAATGAAAAACCTAGCAGAAGAGTCTGTTGAATAGGGTGAAAATCCATTGTGGTTGGAGAATGGTCGATGTTTAAAACACGTGCAACGACATTGGGAAAGTCATCAGAGAGGTCAGACGATGCATCCTGATTTTGCCCAGCAACAGTTGTGGATAACACCTTCTGCATGAATATAAGTATTAAATAATTCAAATTTACTGATAGGCAACTAAACCATCAAATGAGGACCGTGCACGATCACCTCTTAAATTGGGAGAAAAGAATAACTATGTGTGTTAAAAGTACATAACCTTATTCATATCCCCTCGAGAGCTTACATCATATAAATTACCAGAATCCTGAACGGCCTTCGAAGTCGTAGCTAACCAGAACAACAACGCGAAAAATTCAGTTAAAACAAGAGTGACATTATTTTTTAGCAATATATAGTACTTCAACTGCATAGTAGGTTCATCAGAACCAGGTTTCATGGATCAGCAGCCTCACCAGAACCCATGTCATCCGTTACAATGGAAGAATTAGAGAACATTTGTGGAAAAGCTAGTTTTGCAACCGGTATGGTTTTGCTAGGCTGAGGAAAAAGAATTCAAACATTAGTGGGAAATGTCGTCTGCAAATGTGGAGTAATGCTATAATATAACAAACACTTCCAAATAAGTCACCCTTGGCCTTTGCTCAGAAAGCTTAACCGATTGATCTTCAGGTTTGGGACACTTATGATCTCTGAAGAGTGTTTTGATCTCTGGTTCTGGCTGAGGATTTTCACACTGAATATGCTGCCAGTTCAAGCTGTATATATTGAGATAATATCAGCTCTTTGCAAACATCCATAAAGCTATAAATAGGAAATAAAGACATTATCGAGTAatgaaaggagaaaaaaaaatactCAGGTTAATTAGATTATATTGTAGTTGCTGGAGTTCCAACTAGTCAATATGAATAAGCAGATTACAGAAAAGAGAGAGAAGACAGAAAACAGTAAGATACTTACTACCTTTGATTAATTAGACGGCGCAATCTTGCTTTGTCTAATTCTGGAAATTTGACTCTCCCCTGAAACTGGGGGCTTGATTCAATGACAACCTTAAGTTCCTTCATCATGCGTTTCCTAGCACATATTATGTCTCCATAAAGAGCAAGAGGAGCATATTCTCTGTGCATAGAATTAACAATAATCAAGAGTTTCTTGTCAGGCGTCTTACTTCTACAATTATATCACAGACAATCACAATTGATAATCAGTTAATCCAACCTGAAGTCATCCAATGTAAGAAGCTGAGCCATCTCTCTATAAAGCTCTTCATTTGACTCGGCAAACACTTTAAGATCTTTCCATAGGATGTCTAGAGCAGTTCTATGATCTTGCCTATCCCCGGAATCAATTATATATAAGAACTTTATCCAAAC carries:
- the LOC132636158 gene encoding topless-related protein 1-like isoform X2, which gives rise to MSLSKDLIFLILQFCNEENLTKTAHMLGQETGLFFDIEHFEALVLSGNWDETENYISSFTGVNDNKYSLKMYFEIRKQKFLETLDRQDHRTALDILWKDLKVFAESNEELYREMAQLLTLDDFREYAPLALYGDIICARKRMMKELKVVIESSPQFQGRVKFPELDKARLRRLINQSLNWQHIQCENPQPEPEIKTLFRDHKCPKPEDQSVKLSEQRPRPSKTIPVAKLAFPQMFSNSSIVTDDMGSATTSKAVQDSGNLYDVSSRGDMNKKVLSTTVAGQNQDASSDLSDDFPNVVARVLNIDHSPTTMDFHPIQQTLLLVGDSFGGIELWNVSSRNCMIWKVKAASYAFLESITEDLHISVNRILWSSDGCFFGVAYSKSIVQLYYYHNNNNHAEKYLEFEAHSGSVNDLAFSKPDNQLFVITCGEDKLVKVWSTVTGAIQYTFEGHGAPVYSLCAHQKEDIHFIFSTSTNGEIKAWLFENSGRPRVSYEAPGHCCMRMLYSADGKRLFSCGTNKDGDSHIVEWDETEGYIARTYLGLSRFSLGVVQFDISSNKYVAAGDSHVIKVWNVNDPQLLTAVDIGGDLPASPYIRFSKQGSLLAVFVDHSRIKILANYCGCFLLQASLDASRYLSDSIRKLASYSLGGPSNTSSTDRIVPQEKTVDNLASMQPHKILGNQSITKVIQVSQCQSLRLPSDVRKYRVWRLMYTHAGNTLLALVADGIHLLWKWSKSGSNLTGQATTKCTPQLWQPRSGVLLTNSLPRSDAGAISPCVALTKNDSYAISASGGAVSIFNITMFKKMKSMMPPIPAATCITCHPSDNNVIAIGMDDSTINVYSVRLDMVTNMLKGHSKRITGLSFSNIRNVLVSSGADSQIVAWDSTNWERKRSTMLQISPDWLPTELSETFIQFHRDEKHFLVVHETQIAIYETTKLECVKQWIIKNLCARISHATFSCDNQWIYVVMKDGVVLILSASDLSPKYEIDPSTFLPSDFSSYVFPLVVAAHPKNPNQFALGLNDGGVVVVEPPESDGRWLTPPQDDDNNDYTK
- the LOC132636158 gene encoding topless-related protein 1-like isoform X1 translates to MSLSKDLIFLILQFCNEENLTKTAHMLGQETGLFFDIEHFEALVLSGNWDETENYISSFTGVNDNKYSLKMYFEIRKQKFLETLDRQDHRTALDILWKDLKVFAESNEELYREMAQLLTLDDFREYAPLALYGDIICARKRMMKELKVVIESSPQFQGRVKFPELDKARLRRLINQRYLNWQHIQCENPQPEPEIKTLFRDHKCPKPEDQSVKLSEQRPRPSKTIPVAKLAFPQMFSNSSIVTDDMGSATTSKAVQDSGNLYDVSSRGDMNKKVLSTTVAGQNQDASSDLSDDFPNVVARVLNIDHSPTTMDFHPIQQTLLLVGDSFGGIELWNVSSRNCMIWKVKAASYAFLESITEDLHISVNRILWSSDGCFFGVAYSKSIVQLYYYHNNNNHAEKYLEFEAHSGSVNDLAFSKPDNQLFVITCGEDKLVKVWSTVTGAIQYTFEGHGAPVYSLCAHQKEDIHFIFSTSTNGEIKAWLFENSGRPRVSYEAPGHCCMRMLYSADGKRLFSCGTNKDGDSHIVEWDETEGYIARTYLGLSRFSLGVVQFDISSNKYVAAGDSHVIKVWNVNDPQLLTAVDIGGDLPASPYIRFSKQGSLLAVFVDHSRIKILANYCGCFLLQASLDASRYLSDSIRKLASYSLGGPSNTSSTDRIVPQEKTVDNLASMQPHKILGNQSITKVIQVSQCQSLRLPSDVRKYRVWRLMYTHAGNTLLALVADGIHLLWKWSKSGSNLTGQATTKCTPQLWQPRSGVLLTNSLPRSDAGAISPCVALTKNDSYAISASGGAVSIFNITMFKKMKSMMPPIPAATCITCHPSDNNVIAIGMDDSTINVYSVRLDMVTNMLKGHSKRITGLSFSNIRNVLVSSGADSQIVAWDSTNWERKRSTMLQISPDWLPTELSETFIQFHRDEKHFLVVHETQIAIYETTKLECVKQWIIKNLCARISHATFSCDNQWIYVVMKDGVVLILSASDLSPKYEIDPSTFLPSDFSSYVFPLVVAAHPKNPNQFALGLNDGGVVVVEPPESDGRWLTPPQDDDNNDYTK
- the LOC132636158 gene encoding topless-related protein 1-like isoform X3; the protein is MSLSKDLIFLILQFCNEENLTKTAHMLGQETGLFFDIEHFEALVLSGNWDETENYISSFTGVNDNKYSLKMYFEIRKQKFLETLDRQDHRTALDILWKDLKVFAESNEELYREMAQLLTLDDFREYAPLALYGDIICARKRMMKELKVVIESSPQFQGRVKFPELDKARLRRLINQRYLNWQHIQCENPQPEPEIKTLFRDHKCPKPEDQSVKLSEQRPRPSKTIPVAKLAFPQMFSNSSIVTDDMGSATTSKAVQDSGNLYDVSSRGDMNKKVLSTTVAGQNQDASSDLSDDFPNVVARVLNIDHSPTTMDFHPIQQTLLLVGDSFGGIELWNVSSRNCMIWKVKAASYAFLESITEDLHISVNRILWSSDGCFFGVAYSKSIVQLYYYHNNNNHAEKYLEFEAHSGSVNDLAFSKPDNQLFVITCGEDKLVKVWSTVTGAIQYTFEGHGAPVYSLCAHQKEDIHFIFSTSTNGEIKAWLFENSGRPRVSYEAPGHCCMRMLYSADGKRLFSCGTNKDGDSHIVEWDETEGYIARTYLGLSRFSLGVVQFDISSNKYVAAGDSHVIKVWNVNDPQLLTAVDIGGDLPASPYIRFSKQGSLLAVFVDHSRIKILANYCGCFLLQASLDASRYLSDSIRKEKTVDNLASMQPHKILGNQSITKVIQVSQCQSLRLPSDVRKYRVWRLMYTHAGNTLLALVADGIHLLWKWSKSGSNLTGQATTKCTPQLWQPRSGVLLTNSLPRSDAGAISPCVALTKNDSYAISASGGAVSIFNITMFKKMKSMMPPIPAATCITCHPSDNNVIAIGMDDSTINVYSVRLDMVTNMLKGHSKRITGLSFSNIRNVLVSSGADSQIVAWDSTNWERKRSTMLQISPDWLPTELSETFIQFHRDEKHFLVVHETQIAIYETTKLECVKQWIIKNLCARISHATFSCDNQWIYVVMKDGVVLILSASDLSPKYEIDPSTFLPSDFSSYVFPLVVAAHPKNPNQFALGLNDGGVVVVEPPESDGRWLTPPQDDDNNDYTK